A single Nicotiana tabacum cultivar K326 chromosome 5, ASM71507v2, whole genome shotgun sequence DNA region contains:
- the LOC107762589 gene encoding phenylalanine N-monooxygenase CYP79D16-like: protein MACFPQMLLKKKPTYQWIHKLMEEMETEIACIRLGSFHVIVVTSPELACQFLREQDSLFSSRRTCMSATLVSNGYLTSVFLPIGDQWMKMRRFLGSHVLSQSSHQWLRHKRDEEADHLLRFVYNQYCSIDEPVTINLRKVTRYYCANVVKNMIFSKRLLGKRITGKNGGPSVEEEDEEQYLRIFAMVKWI from the exons ATGGCCTGCTTTCCTCAAATGCTACTAAAGAAGAAGCCAACATATCAGTGGATACACAAACTTATGGAGGAAATGGAAACTGAAATTGCTTGCATTCGTCTTGGGAGTTTCCATGTCATTGTTGTCACTTCTCCTGAGCTTGCTTGCCAATTCTTAAGGGAGCAAGACTCTCTTTTCTCGTCGAGGCGTACTTGCATGTCTGCCACCCTCGTTAGCAATGGCTACTTGACCTCTGTTTTTCTCCCTATTGGTGATCAATGGATGAAAATGAGAAGATTTCTTGGTTCCCATGTCCTCTCACAATCATCTCATCAATGGCTTCGTCATAAAAGGGATGAAGAAGCTGACCACCTTCTTCGATTTGTATACAATCAATATTGCAGTATCGACGAACCTGTTACTATTAACTTGAGGAAAGTGACCAGATATTACTGTGCAAATGTTGTTAAGAATATGATTTTCAGCAAGAGATTACTAGGAAAAAGAATAACGGGAAAAAATGGAGGACCAAGtgtagaagaagaagacgaagaacAA taTCTCAGAATATTTGCCATGGTTAAGTGGATTTGA